A genome region from Chryseobacterium sp. G0186 includes the following:
- a CDS encoding RHS repeat-associated core domain-containing protein, translating into MKFISSLILSLCSVIVFSQTILYQAETTSRTVQDPHTIVLAQGFKAQSGTSNSFVAKIGPSTDNPGGGPTDSQAGTNNPVGTTTPEGQSFHDTKGNIEVGGGGQLQFTLPIALPPGVKSVAPQVSLTYVSGSGNGIAGYGWSLSGITTISRVGKNIEKDGELKGIQLDYSDYYSFNGQRLTLKSGEYGKDGAEYVTEKYSNVKIKSVGTYNGSGPNIGPAHFEITFEDGSQALYGAYIPNGKNSQIATTPLEYNITKWKDAQGNYISYKYESSSSPGGFRPINLILRISSIEWGGNEILNKPHFNSINFLYGNRDLTELSYVQGTEYVQDKILSEIKVTANLNPFKTYRITYTKDDNGTNYQLLSDITEYNSAGEKANPVSFEYEKSTKATNWSQSRIGSIENSLVGDFDGDGKIDALEYKDQPSQVCESYDANGQCTNYVNKPAGLFLTKKTFDQPTGTYTYVGAIDISKEDFKKAIAISFKNNQSEIIENKQGFVLYKIAPTTKDLQLSLYSINEANQLEHKYTKTIPNNMYDITSPNWSPTKEGVTFKTTPLKLMEMDFDGDGISEILMGFNDAEHTKIKIPQNPNLPLSPPEFIETYQDTKRYIIFNLDNTIPPTESSSQASFYPYDTEITELYKIGDFDGDGKNDFLRFDSENRPILVQFKKSVNNSYFISETVFYLNDKRIKGITNGTVIGDFNGDGKSDLLVPAAETTTDWYLYQSTGKWFEEEFKPNFALYRKNPSVETNNDGTAKLERTSHQAYDLDKDGKSDFATFNYRKERVKFPNSTNNFEIKYYNNVDIKISTGNKGFSNDIHYAFNDTFPDNSPKGETSFNKRTGFDYQELVGNLKINQSIHQIILVAPGAGIYLFSDRIKKINLYDVSKEALIKSITQGGVKTTIDYKDLDINTDPNFYGSAKKEKYPYIEFDKFPQGLVVSQVQQENKKQDFRYRGLTAHLQGQGMLGFRQMARSSWYADGFENTKIWSGTEINPLNSGVPVKEWSIRTNNENLIFPTDISENNTQLLSFKSIQYQTDKLLNGQLITFVNNSDKPNVVTAILPKSTKTKDFLTGTTIESNVTYGAYYLPSQSVSNINNGYGMTTSTFEYIHNPSGDGTDYYIGRPKSKTDVVQAYGDTKSSKEEYLYENNLLKNQKNWNRDNTGWLQVTYHYDGFGNSTQKETTNSIDPQIQTVKTTYDPKGIFVIKKTDNLGLDTHIEYDDWGQIKKLTDPLGNIQENIYDNWGKLSKSKTNLEGTTTYQYEKDNNSNRTATGYEPDGNIAKKYTNRLGQEYKTSTKAFGQGQYISKETQYDILGRKIKESEPYFEGQSANQWNTIAYDDSVFPAKITVNAFNGKQMETSVSGLATTMKELNGYGRTTIKTTDALGNTVSTTDKGGIIQFSYNAAGEQIKAQYTENIVTTQYDVWGRKSEFNDPSNGVYKYEYDAFGQPKKTISPKGTKEYTYNNFGQLISQKELSTADGGQTTNKMIAFAYDDKGRLVSKSGTSKGNSYTSNVAYDPQGRVLSSSESGNGKYFVQKGITYDDKARVVSYEKQLYSSGVLTKVQIENVYSAWNGELYQIKDKNSGKILWQLNETNAKGQVLATKLGAVDINNTYDSNGFLTSINHSSAIKPSILQLSYSFDAIKNELKSRTTGGDFNITESFDYDDNNRLVNWTHPVTGVKPSMNRNVYDIKGRILENDQLGKIKFDNPAKIYQATGMTLNATGEQHYKNDLIQSISYNENNDPVFIDGEKGDVAFQYGLTAMRQKVSYGGNFGNDKEGKLTKYYSEDGSFEIIKNNTTGNEKHILYIDRTPYDSNIVYLKDHNESSGSYKFLHKDYIGSILAISDEAGNKLEQRHFDAWGNFTHLKIGNGPVETNADKIKDIVNTGGLLLERGYTSHEHFMEVGIIHMNGRLYDPLLRRFLNADENIQDPTNTQNYNKYGYVMNNPLMFNDPSGEFVFAAGFFLTWIAPVIWGAIVGTAISVGMYAIQAVINNNWSWRDFSRSVVLGAVTGAVSGGLGQIFSACGFWSTAGNGALVGAGTGGVTALINGQNFLEGVFKGAVIGGGVAAVSYTVNYYATGSYKTKYLSKDQISNIDDFKYDPNISSETMQSNINEMRGPSNFTKEEMLRFRIESDKLGVGDLQGYLNPGNGQQLAYTTHSFFKGYSNIVYSPIVAQNKSLLAFTMVHETGHAYGNALGLIDSSIDRQKYNITYNTLDTTQHFAISQLEHVYAKYNLINTIKNPKLFTDYLEVTNLQYYGLPSNLRSLIADTYNKLLPVFQRFMYYKR; encoded by the coding sequence ATGAAATTTATTTCATCATTGATATTATCCCTGTGTTCAGTGATAGTTTTTTCACAAACTATACTGTATCAGGCAGAAACTACGTCACGGACAGTTCAGGATCCGCATACGATAGTTCTTGCACAAGGATTTAAAGCCCAGTCAGGTACTTCAAATTCGTTTGTCGCCAAAATAGGTCCATCTACGGATAATCCCGGCGGAGGACCAACAGACTCTCAGGCAGGTACCAATAACCCAGTTGGAACTACTACTCCGGAAGGTCAAAGCTTCCATGATACCAAGGGAAATATAGAAGTTGGCGGAGGAGGCCAATTACAATTTACATTGCCCATTGCTTTACCTCCGGGAGTAAAGAGTGTGGCTCCACAGGTAAGCCTTACCTATGTTAGTGGTTCCGGTAATGGGATTGCAGGATATGGATGGAGTCTTTCTGGAATTACAACCATTTCAAGAGTTGGAAAAAATATTGAAAAGGATGGCGAACTGAAAGGGATTCAGTTGGATTATTCAGACTACTATAGCTTTAATGGCCAGAGATTGACCTTAAAATCTGGTGAATATGGAAAAGATGGAGCTGAATATGTTACTGAAAAATATTCTAATGTAAAAATAAAATCTGTTGGGACCTACAATGGCAGCGGTCCAAATATAGGACCAGCACATTTTGAAATCACTTTTGAAGATGGATCACAGGCCTTGTATGGTGCATATATTCCCAATGGCAAAAATTCCCAGATAGCGACTACTCCTTTGGAATATAATATTACAAAGTGGAAAGATGCGCAAGGAAACTACATTTCCTACAAATATGAATCTAGTTCTTCTCCAGGTGGTTTTAGACCTATAAATCTCATTCTGAGAATTTCCTCCATAGAATGGGGAGGAAATGAAATATTAAATAAGCCTCATTTTAACTCAATTAATTTTCTTTATGGCAACAGAGATTTAACTGAATTATCATATGTACAGGGTACAGAATATGTACAGGACAAGATTTTATCCGAAATTAAGGTTACTGCTAATTTAAATCCTTTTAAAACTTATCGTATAACCTATACAAAAGATGATAATGGTACAAACTATCAGCTTCTAAGCGACATTACTGAATATAATTCTGCTGGAGAGAAAGCTAATCCCGTTAGTTTTGAATATGAAAAGTCTACGAAAGCAACAAATTGGAGTCAATCAAGGATTGGGTCTATAGAGAATTCATTAGTGGGAGATTTCGATGGAGACGGAAAAATAGATGCCTTAGAATATAAAGATCAACCCTCTCAGGTTTGTGAAAGTTATGATGCTAATGGGCAATGTACGAATTATGTAAATAAACCGGCAGGCCTTTTCTTAACTAAAAAAACCTTTGATCAACCAACGGGGACATATACTTATGTTGGAGCAATAGATATTTCAAAAGAAGATTTTAAAAAGGCAATAGCTATTTCCTTTAAGAATAACCAATCGGAGATCATAGAAAACAAACAAGGCTTTGTGCTTTATAAAATAGCACCTACTACAAAGGATCTTCAATTGTCTTTATATTCCATTAATGAAGCTAATCAACTGGAGCACAAGTACACCAAGACCATCCCAAATAATATGTACGACATTACAAGTCCCAATTGGAGCCCTACAAAAGAAGGAGTAACTTTCAAGACAACTCCCCTGAAACTTATGGAAATGGATTTTGACGGAGATGGGATCTCCGAAATTCTAATGGGCTTTAATGATGCTGAGCATACAAAAATTAAAATACCGCAGAACCCAAATCTGCCATTGAGCCCACCGGAGTTTATAGAAACTTATCAAGATACCAAAAGATATATTATTTTTAATCTAGATAATACTATCCCTCCTACAGAATCTTCATCCCAAGCATCTTTTTACCCGTATGATACTGAAATAACTGAACTTTATAAAATAGGAGATTTTGATGGAGATGGGAAAAACGATTTCTTAAGGTTTGATAGTGAAAACCGCCCTATTCTTGTACAATTTAAAAAAAGTGTTAATAACAGTTATTTTATTAGTGAAACAGTTTTTTATCTGAATGATAAGAGAATTAAAGGAATTACAAATGGAACTGTTATAGGAGATTTTAATGGGGATGGGAAAAGTGACCTGTTAGTTCCTGCTGCAGAGACAACAACCGATTGGTATTTGTACCAGTCAACAGGAAAATGGTTTGAAGAAGAGTTTAAACCTAATTTTGCTTTATATCGTAAAAATCCGTCTGTTGAGACTAATAATGATGGGACAGCAAAATTAGAGCGAACAAGTCATCAGGCTTACGACCTTGACAAAGACGGGAAGAGTGACTTTGCCACTTTCAACTACCGAAAAGAGAGAGTTAAGTTTCCTAATTCTACTAATAATTTTGAAATTAAATACTATAATAATGTAGACATTAAAATTTCAACTGGCAACAAAGGCTTCAGTAATGATATCCATTATGCATTTAATGACACTTTTCCTGATAATAGCCCCAAAGGGGAAACTTCTTTCAATAAAAGAACAGGTTTTGATTATCAAGAACTTGTAGGAAATCTTAAAATAAATCAATCTATTCATCAGATTATACTTGTTGCACCCGGCGCTGGGATATACTTATTTAGTGATAGAATTAAAAAAATTAATCTATACGATGTTTCTAAGGAAGCTCTTATTAAATCCATTACCCAAGGAGGAGTAAAAACTACTATAGATTATAAAGATTTAGATATCAATACTGATCCCAATTTTTATGGAAGTGCTAAAAAAGAGAAATATCCTTATATAGAGTTTGATAAATTTCCACAAGGGCTTGTGGTGTCTCAGGTTCAGCAAGAAAACAAGAAACAAGACTTCCGTTATAGGGGTTTAACAGCTCACCTTCAAGGGCAGGGAATGTTAGGTTTTCGTCAAATGGCACGTTCTTCATGGTATGCTGATGGTTTCGAAAACACAAAAATATGGTCCGGAACAGAAATAAATCCTTTGAATTCAGGAGTTCCTGTAAAAGAATGGTCGATCAGAACCAATAATGAAAACCTGATTTTCCCGACAGATATTTCTGAGAACAACACCCAATTATTAAGTTTTAAATCCATACAATACCAAACCGATAAATTACTGAATGGCCAACTAATCACATTTGTAAATAATAGTGATAAACCCAATGTCGTAACCGCAATATTACCGAAAAGCACTAAAACCAAAGATTTTTTAACAGGCACTACCATCGAAAGCAATGTTACCTATGGAGCATATTATCTTCCTAGCCAAAGTGTTTCCAATATCAATAACGGTTATGGCATGACCACATCTACATTCGAATATATTCATAATCCATCTGGTGACGGAACAGATTATTATATAGGGCGTCCTAAGTCTAAAACAGATGTGGTACAAGCTTATGGTGACACAAAGTCAAGTAAAGAAGAATACCTCTATGAAAATAACCTTCTAAAAAATCAAAAAAACTGGAATAGAGATAATACGGGCTGGCTACAAGTAACTTATCATTATGATGGTTTTGGAAACAGCACTCAAAAAGAAACCACAAACAGTATTGATCCTCAAATTCAAACTGTAAAAACAACTTATGATCCGAAAGGAATATTTGTCATAAAGAAAACAGATAATTTAGGACTCGACACCCATATTGAATACGATGATTGGGGCCAGATAAAGAAGCTTACAGACCCTCTGGGAAATATACAGGAGAACATATATGATAATTGGGGGAAGCTTTCAAAATCCAAAACCAATTTAGAGGGAACAACCACCTATCAATATGAAAAAGATAATAATTCCAACAGGACTGCTACTGGATACGAACCCGATGGCAACATCGCTAAAAAGTATACCAACAGATTGGGCCAAGAATATAAAACATCTACCAAAGCATTTGGACAGGGACAGTATATTTCTAAAGAAACCCAATATGACATTTTAGGAAGAAAAATAAAGGAATCTGAACCTTATTTTGAGGGCCAAAGTGCTAATCAATGGAATACGATTGCCTATGATGATTCTGTATTTCCTGCCAAAATAACCGTGAACGCATTCAATGGTAAGCAAATGGAAACTTCTGTTTCAGGTTTAGCGACAACAATGAAAGAATTGAATGGCTATGGAAGAACAACCATTAAAACTACTGATGCTTTAGGAAATACAGTTTCTACAACGGACAAAGGGGGAATCATTCAGTTTTCTTATAATGCAGCAGGAGAGCAGATCAAGGCTCAATATACAGAAAATATCGTAACCACTCAGTATGATGTTTGGGGTAGGAAATCAGAATTTAATGATCCCTCCAACGGAGTTTACAAATATGAATATGATGCCTTCGGGCAGCCTAAAAAGACGATAAGCCCGAAAGGAACTAAGGAATATACCTATAATAATTTCGGACAGCTTATTTCTCAAAAGGAGCTTTCTACAGCAGACGGAGGACAAACAACCAATAAAATGATTGCTTTTGCTTATGATGATAAAGGAAGATTGGTTTCCAAATCCGGTACCTCCAAAGGGAACAGCTATACTTCAAATGTAGCCTACGACCCTCAGGGAAGAGTACTTTCATCATCAGAAAGTGGAAATGGTAAATATTTTGTTCAGAAAGGGATTACTTATGATGATAAGGCAAGGGTCGTTTCTTATGAAAAACAGCTCTATTCATCAGGAGTATTAACCAAAGTACAGATTGAAAATGTATACAGTGCATGGAACGGTGAACTGTATCAAATAAAAGATAAAAATTCCGGTAAAATCCTTTGGCAGCTTAATGAAACCAACGCCAAAGGACAGGTACTTGCAACCAAGCTTGGTGCCGTTGATATTAACAACACCTATGACAGTAATGGATTCCTGACAAGCATTAACCATTCTTCAGCCATTAAACCATCCATTCTTCAGCTATCCTACTCATTTGATGCTATTAAAAATGAATTGAAAAGCAGAACAACCGGAGGAGATTTCAACATCACTGAATCATTTGATTATGATGACAATAACAGATTGGTCAACTGGACCCATCCGGTAACAGGTGTAAAACCTTCAATGAATCGTAATGTATATGATATCAAAGGAAGAATTCTGGAAAATGACCAGCTTGGAAAGATTAAATTTGACAATCCAGCTAAAATTTACCAGGCAACAGGAATGACCCTGAATGCCACAGGAGAGCAGCATTATAAGAATGATCTCATCCAGAGTATCTCTTACAATGAAAACAATGACCCTGTATTTATTGATGGTGAAAAAGGAGATGTGGCATTTCAGTATGGATTAACAGCCATGAGGCAGAAAGTAAGCTATGGTGGTAATTTTGGAAATGACAAGGAAGGAAAGCTGACAAAATATTACAGTGAAGATGGTAGTTTTGAAATCATAAAAAATAACACGACTGGTAATGAAAAACATATTTTGTATATTGACAGGACGCCTTATGATAGTAATATTGTATATTTAAAAGATCATAACGAGAGCAGCGGTTCTTATAAATTTTTGCATAAAGATTACATCGGAAGTATATTAGCCATCAGCGATGAAGCAGGAAACAAACTGGAACAGAGGCACTTTGATGCATGGGGTAACTTCACGCATCTTAAGATAGGAAATGGCCCTGTAGAAACCAATGCAGACAAAATAAAAGACATTGTAAATACCGGAGGTTTATTATTGGAAAGAGGCTATACTTCCCATGAACACTTTATGGAAGTAGGCATCATCCATATGAATGGGAGATTGTATGACCCACTATTAAGAAGATTCCTCAATGCAGATGAGAATATTCAGGATCCCACCAATACCCAAAATTATAATAAATACGGGTATGTCATGAATAATCCGTTGATGTTTAATGATCCGAGTGGAGAATTTGTTTTTGCTGCAGGTTTTTTCCTTACGTGGATCGCCCCTGTTATTTGGGGAGCCATTGTAGGCACCGCTATAAGTGTTGGAATGTACGCCATTCAAGCGGTCATCAATAATAATTGGTCATGGAGAGACTTTTCAAGATCTGTAGTATTAGGTGCCGTCACGGGAGCCGTTTCCGGAGGTTTAGGCCAGATTTTTAGTGCCTGCGGCTTTTGGAGCACTGCAGGAAATGGTGCTTTAGTAGGAGCCGGAACCGGAGGCGTAACAGCATTGATTAATGGACAAAACTTTCTTGAGGGAGTATTCAAAGGCGCAGTGATTGGTGGTGGTGTGGCTGCAGTGAGTTATACTGTGAATTATTATGCAACGGGTTCTTATAAAACTAAATATTTATCAAAAGATCAAATTTCCAATATTGATGATTTTAAATACGATCCAAATATTAGTTCGGAAACAATGCAAAGTAATATAAATGAAATGCGCGGTCCATCTAATTTTACAAAAGAAGAAATGTTAAGATTTAGAATCGAAAGTGATAAGCTTGGAGTTGGAGATTTGCAAGGATATTTAAATCCAGGTAACGGTCAACAGCTAGCCTATACCACTCATAGTTTTTTTAAAGGATATTCTAATATTGTATATTCCCCTATTGTTGCTCAGAACAAGTCGCTCTTGGCTTTCACTATGGTGCATGAAACAGGACATGCATATGGAAACGCTTTAGGTTTAATTGATTCATCAATAGATAGACAAAAATATAATATTACATATAATACATTGGATACAACTCAACATTTTGCAATAAGCCAATTAGAGCATGTATATGCTAAGTATAACTTGATAAACACCATTAAAAACCCAAAGTTATTTACTGATTATCTTGAGGTAACCAATCTCCAGTACTATGGCTTACCAAGCAATTTAAGAAGCCTAATAGCTGACACATACAATAAATTACTCCCTGTTTTTCAGAGATTTATGTATTATAAAAGATAA
- a CDS encoding DUF6660 family protein, protein MNLLKWILAIYFMALSLMPCEDVSHPLNSGNKRISLSISETHSTDKGDICSPLCACSCCQMTVSAFKMDSLLEIPEQIPAYFSKKILFHKNDFAYQVYDHVWQPPKI, encoded by the coding sequence ATGAACCTGTTAAAATGGATACTGGCAATTTATTTCATGGCGTTATCGTTGATGCCATGTGAAGATGTGTCTCATCCATTAAATTCAGGAAACAAAAGGATTTCTTTAAGTATTTCTGAGACACATTCTACTGATAAAGGAGATATTTGTTCCCCATTGTGTGCCTGCAGCTGTTGTCAGATGACAGTTTCAGCATTTAAAATGGATTCATTGTTAGAAATTCCTGAGCAGATTCCTGCTTATTTTTCAAAGAAAATCTTATTTCATAAAAACGACTTTGCCTACCAGGTGTATGACCACGTCTGGCAGCCTCCTAAAATTTAA
- a CDS encoding transposase, with product MKKSKYSELQVFGILKEQEQGKSVIEICRNHGITQGTFYRWKSKYSGMESSDIEKMRELESENSKLKKLYAERCLEIEALKDVLSKKW from the coding sequence ATGAAAAAGAGTAAATATTCGGAACTCCAGGTTTTTGGAATCTTAAAAGAACAGGAACAGGGAAAGAGTGTTATTGAAATTTGTCGCAATCATGGCATTACGCAAGGAACTTTCTATCGTTGGAAGAGCAAATATTCGGGTATGGAAAGTTCAGATATTGAAAAGATGCGAGAATTAGAATCAGAAAACTCAAAACTTAAGAAACTTTATGCAGAACGCTGTTTAGAGATTGAAGCCTTAAAGGATGTTTTGTCAAAAAAGTGGTAA
- a CDS encoding IS3 family transposase: protein MVKPSGLREIVNFIRHTYNLSERKSCLAIGISRRSYRYKSKKNDEELIFVLTQISEEHPGYGFWKLYHKIRNLGYGWNHKRVHRVYVALKMSIRRRIRKRLPSRIKENIQIPLRSDECWSMDFMSDSLYDGRRFRILNIADDYNRELLSMEVDTSITSARVVRVLDQLKQQGRKPQRIRVDNGPEFISKTLQLWAQENKVHIQYIQPGKPTQNSLIERLNKSCRDELLNMYVFKNLQDAEEKANQWWIEYNYNRPHEALGNISPKEYKYKMKQSII from the coding sequence GTGGTAAAGCCTTCTGGTTTACGTGAAATTGTCAACTTTATCCGTCATACCTACAATTTAAGTGAAAGGAAAAGTTGTTTAGCAATTGGTATCAGCAGGCGTAGTTATCGTTATAAGAGCAAGAAAAATGATGAAGAATTAATTTTCGTCTTAACGCAAATCTCGGAAGAACATCCTGGTTACGGATTTTGGAAGCTCTATCATAAGATTCGGAATTTAGGCTATGGCTGGAATCATAAACGAGTTCACAGGGTTTATGTAGCCTTAAAAATGAGTATCCGCAGAAGGATAAGAAAAAGGTTACCCAGCCGTATTAAAGAGAATATCCAGATTCCTTTGAGGTCTGATGAATGCTGGAGTATGGATTTTATGAGCGATAGTTTATATGATGGGAGAAGGTTCAGGATATTAAATATTGCTGATGACTATAATCGGGAATTACTTTCTATGGAAGTTGATACCAGTATTACTTCTGCAAGAGTTGTAAGGGTTTTGGATCAGTTAAAACAGCAGGGGCGGAAACCACAACGAATACGGGTAGATAATGGCCCTGAATTTATCTCCAAAACTCTTCAGTTGTGGGCGCAGGAAAATAAGGTGCATATTCAATACATACAGCCAGGAAAGCCAACACAGAACAGCCTTATTGAAAGGCTGAATAAAAGCTGTAGAGATGAACTTCTTAATATGTATGTTTTTAAGAACTTGCAGGATGCAGAAGAAAAAGCAAATCAATGGTGGATAGAATATAATTACAACAGACCACATGAAGCACTAGGAAATATAAGCCCTAAAGAGTATAAGTATAAAATGAAACAATCTATCATTTAG
- a CDS encoding RagB/SusD family nutrient uptake outer membrane protein → MKNLKYLSFALIGLWSLTSCESELDTAPTDQANSEEVFKTAENAETVINGTWAKFNNDGTTYANLGYSTVLRASDAMGSDVAVLTNKYGFASTYSFTEMVNNTVSRPLFIWSMLYSTINNMNNVIARIDGTEGSQEKKNQVKGQAKALRAFCYLNIASFYQFSYLKDKTALTAPIYTEPSSTATGGKKKSSLEDIYTLIKSDLTDADQLLKDYTRNNKDKINRNVVNGILARVYLNTGEWSKASASAKIAKEGFTLMAPEKYKEGFNDIGNVEWIWGHAQTQEQSDASYAFHYLDVSSSGSYYYSFMADPFFKDLFDTNDIRSQLFSWDGLPAREGLLKYAKFKFKSTLIADIVYMRAAEMYLIEAEAEARNGNTTQAVTVLNQLRSARNANVYSGSLAQNEVVNEILIERRKELFGEGFALSDIIRTQGTVVRKPFVDADGKPIKVQITTPNGTVKTVDGRGHSVLDLPNKKPFTPNSNYYLFSIPQKEIENNPNL, encoded by the coding sequence ATGAAAAATTTAAAATATTTATCTTTTGCTCTAATAGGATTATGGTCGCTGACAAGCTGTGAAAGTGAGTTGGATACGGCTCCGACTGACCAGGCCAATAGCGAAGAGGTTTTCAAAACAGCAGAAAATGCAGAAACGGTAATCAACGGAACCTGGGCAAAATTCAATAATGACGGAACAACCTATGCTAACCTTGGGTACTCAACGGTTTTAAGGGCAAGTGATGCCATGGGAAGTGATGTGGCTGTTCTTACCAATAAATATGGATTTGCTTCTACGTATTCATTTACGGAGATGGTAAACAACACGGTAAGTCGTCCATTATTTATCTGGTCTATGTTGTATTCCACCATCAATAATATGAACAATGTTATTGCCAGAATTGATGGAACAGAGGGTAGCCAGGAAAAAAAGAATCAGGTGAAAGGACAGGCAAAGGCATTACGTGCTTTCTGTTATCTTAATATAGCCAGCTTTTATCAGTTCAGTTACCTTAAGGATAAGACTGCTTTAACGGCTCCTATTTATACGGAACCTTCATCTACCGCTACAGGAGGAAAGAAAAAATCCAGTCTGGAGGATATTTATACTTTAATTAAAAGTGATCTTACAGACGCGGATCAATTATTGAAAGATTATACAAGAAATAATAAGGACAAGATCAACCGTAATGTAGTGAACGGGATTTTGGCAAGAGTTTATCTGAATACAGGTGAATGGAGTAAAGCTTCGGCTTCGGCAAAAATTGCAAAAGAGGGATTCACTCTGATGGCTCCGGAAAAATATAAGGAGGGCTTCAATGACATCGGTAATGTAGAATGGATCTGGGGGCATGCACAAACTCAGGAGCAGTCGGATGCCAGCTATGCATTCCACTATCTGGATGTGTCTTCATCAGGAAGTTATTACTATAGCTTTATGGCGGATCCTTTCTTTAAAGATTTATTTGATACCAATGACATCAGATCTCAGTTGTTTTCATGGGATGGGCTTCCGGCAAGAGAAGGACTGTTGAAGTATGCTAAATTTAAGTTTAAATCAACCCTTATCGCGGATATTGTGTATATGAGAGCTGCAGAAATGTACCTGATAGAGGCGGAAGCAGAAGCCAGAAATGGAAATACAACGCAGGCAGTAACCGTTCTCAACCAATTGAGATCAGCAAGAAATGCGAATGTCTACAGCGGATCACTGGCACAGAATGAAGTAGTGAATGAAATTTTGATTGAGAGAAGAAAAGAATTGTTTGGAGAAGGGTTTGCCCTATCAGATATTATCAGAACTCAGGGAACGGTAGTCAGAAAACCATTTGTAGATGCTGACGGAAAACCAATCAAGGTTCAGATTACCACCCCGAATGGAACGGTAAAAACAGTAGATGGAAGAGGACATTCGGTACTTGATTTACCTAATAAGAAACCGTTTACCCCAAACAGTAATTATTATTTATTCAGTATTCCACAGAAAGAAATTGAAAATAATCCCAATTTATAG
- a CDS encoding cell wall anchor protein has protein sequence MKRTFLLVCTITASSILAQSWNTTGNAGTNSSNNFIGTTDNQDLAFKTNNTERMKISSMGNVAIGGPVMDPNIAFKTYGRAQFHTNANADGFQVLGTLANVNSGVDLIWGVYDKYQPNDVGLLTLSAPLFSGDWAKPLFSVRANGKVLIGTTWDNQALSNCNDCNEYRLFVKDGIKAEKIKVENPSTNGWADYVFKKDYKLRSLEEVEKHISEKGHLPNIPSAREVEKDGINLGEMDAKLLEKIEELTLYSIEQNKQLKSQSEEIKELRKQIQQFISTKK, from the coding sequence ATGAAACGAACATTCCTATTGGTTTGTACTATAACTGCGTCCAGTATTCTTGCACAAAGCTGGAACACAACGGGAAATGCAGGCACAAACTCTTCAAACAACTTTATTGGAACTACTGACAATCAGGATTTAGCATTTAAAACCAATAATACTGAAAGAATGAAAATCAGCTCCATGGGTAATGTAGCCATAGGCGGCCCCGTAATGGATCCTAATATAGCATTCAAAACTTATGGCAGGGCCCAATTTCATACAAATGCTAATGCTGATGGTTTTCAGGTATTGGGTACACTTGCCAACGTTAATTCTGGAGTGGATTTAATATGGGGTGTTTATGATAAATACCAACCTAATGATGTTGGATTACTAACCCTTTCTGCTCCTCTTTTCTCAGGTGATTGGGCAAAGCCTTTATTTTCAGTAAGAGCAAACGGAAAAGTTCTTATCGGGACTACATGGGATAATCAGGCACTTTCAAATTGTAATGATTGTAATGAATACAGATTATTTGTAAAAGATGGAATCAAGGCTGAAAAGATAAAAGTTGAAAATCCATCAACCAACGGTTGGGCAGATTATGTATTCAAGAAAGATTATAAACTTAGATCGTTGGAAGAGGTAGAAAAACATATTTCTGAAAAAGGACATTTACCCAATATTCCATCTGCGAGAGAAGTGGAAAAAGACGGGATTAATCTAGGTGAAATGGATGCTAAACTTTTAGAGAAAATAGAAGAATTAACTCTTTACTCCATTGAGCAAAATAAGCAATTAAAATCTCAGTCTGAAGAGATTAAAGAACTTAGAAAACAGATACAACAATTCATTTCTACAAAAAAATAA